ttgccccccagacccccccggTGCCCTAAAACCCCCCCGGttccccggtgccccccagcccccccggacccccggtgccccccccagccccctgttgccccccagccccccccgagccccccgttgccccccccagcccccccgttGCCCCCCCCTCactctccagcagctcctccagctcccggTCGGGGTCCGGCTCCTGCCCCGGCTCCGCCGCCATCTTCCCCCGCTCCGCCGGGAGGCGGGGCCAACAAGCCCCGCCCACATCGCCCCACCCCCTCAAATAGCCCCGCCCCATGCATAAGCCCCACCTCCCCCTTATTaagcccctcccctccccaccaccacccccggGGCTCGGTGCTGCCGCCTGGCGGCCGCGCTGGGAACTGCAGCCTGGGGCGGGGGCACCGAAGGGGaccgggggggaccggggggtaacggggggggatggggggggatggggggggtgaCTGGGTCCGGGACCCCCGCAGAGGAGCCGGGAGagcccagaccccccccccgccgggTGTCCCCTTGCTGCTCCGCTGGGCTCCGTCGCCCCGCAGTGACCCCGGGGTGCAGGGTtgtggggtggcagcagccctggccccaacctgtccctgtccctgtccctgtccctgtccctgtccccattcccttccctatccccgtccccatcctcaccagtccccatccctgtccccgtTCCCACCCCTGTTCCCGGTTCCTATCCGTGTCCTcgttcccatccccatcccaatccctgtccctgtccctgtccccatccccgttcCCTTCCCCATCCATGTCCCCACCCTGTCCCTGTTCCCacccctgtccccgtccccatccctggccTTGTCCCCATCCTCAccaccatccccatccccatccccatccccgtttCTGCCCCATCCTCACTCCCATCCATGTCCCCAATTCCCCTCCCTGTCCTCATTAAAATCCCCACCCCTGTCCCCATTCccaccccctgtccccatccccatccccgtccccatccccatccccaccccccgTCCCCGTTCCCATctccgtccccatccccaccaccaTCCCCCCccaatccccatccccaccccatccctgtccctgtccctgtccccgtccccatccctgcccgtCCCCAGACGCTGCCACCCGCTCACAGCCCTGGGCGATGCCACCCCCGGGGGGGTTGGTGGGTGGCGGGGGGAAGGATTGTCACTTCCTTCCCCTTAACGGAGTCATGCAAAGGGGGTGTCACTGCCACTGCCACTGCCGCTGCCCGTGCAAGGGGATGGCCAGGAGCCCGGCGCTGCTGCTCTGCGGTGAGGCCGTGTCCCTccgtccccctgtccccatgtccatctgtccccgtgtccccatgtccccacgtcccctcagcccccccgtgctgggggcagggggcgcCTGCTCCTGGCTGAGCCCCTGGGGAAATGGTGGGGGCAGagcgggggggctgcggggacggggacagggggacggggacacggggatggggacacgggggcgaggggacagggatggggcatgGGGACAGAGCCACGTGGATGGGGCCATGTGGACGGGGCCATGGGGATGAACACCACGGGGATGGGGCCATGGGgtatggggacatggggacaggcaGAGGGGGACGTGGGGACGGGGACATGGGGATGAAGTGgccgtggggatggggacgcGGTGACAGGGACACGGTGACAGGGACACGGTGACAGGGacgctggggctggggacagggtgACGGGATGGGCAGggagccgtggggctggggacacgggggtgGGACGTGCCATAGGGGAcgtggggacggggacacggggtgggctgtggggacaggatgTGGGGCAGCCATGGGGAGCGTGGGACAGGGCTGGCGGAAGCGCCTCCGAGCCCTGCACAGCCGGGGGGGGACGGCGGGGGCCCGGCTGCTTTGCATGGGTGGCTCTGACACAGCTGCGGCCCCtgggccccccccggccgccctgGGAACACTCCCCACACCCATGGGTGCCCATGGCCGGAACCGGGGGTGCAGCGAGGGCTGGGGGACCCCACGGTGACAGCagcccctgcgccccccccccccggcctcttctccctcccagcccaATTCCTCAGCCTCACAGGTAAGTCCTCGAGCCCCCCCAtgtccccgagcccccccaCGTCCCCAGTCCCCCGGTGTCCCCAAGCCCCCAGTGTCCCCCGGCACGCCGgcgtccccgtgtcccccctgCAGGCGCCCAGCCCCCCCTGCTGACGCTGGACCCCCCCTGGACGCCCCTGTTCGAGGAGCAGAAGGTGACGCTGACCTGCGGCCCCCCCGGCGAGCGCGTCCCCACCCTGTGGAGCATCAACGGCAGGACGAGCAGGAGCACCAGTCGCCTCCAGTACACCCTGCCCAGTACCGGCCACTACAGCTTCCAGTGCCAGAGGTCCAGGTCCGAGCCCAGCCTCCCCGTCAAGCTGAGCGTCTCTGACGGTGAGGGGCAGGGTGCccggcacccatgggtgcttggcagggggaggggggctCGGCTTTGTGGCCTTTGTCACCTCTTGAGCAattggggcagagggagggggagcCCTGTGCATGCTGGACAGGACCCTGCGCACGTGGGGCACGTCCCCGTGCACACCAGTGAGTCCCCAGTGCACACTGGGTGCATCTCCATGCGCACCAGTACATCCCCAGTGCACACTGGGCGCATCCCTCTGCACCAGTACATCCCCGTGCACACCAGTGCGTCCCCAACGCACACCGGGTGCATCCCCGTGCACGTTGGGTGCCTCTCCGTGCACACTGGGCGCATCCCCCTGCACCAGTGCATCCCCAGCGCATACTGGGCACATCCCTGTGCTCACCAGCCCGTCCCCGTGCACCCTCCACACCCACCGGGTGCATCCCAGTGCACACTGGGCGCATCCCCTGCACACACTGGGCGCACACCCACGCACACCAGTGCATCCCAGTGCACACCGGGCGCACACCCACGCACACCAGTGCATCCCAGTGCACTCCCCTGCCCCCTGTGCGCCCCGGTGCGACGCAgctccccccgctccccgcagacatgtgggtgctgcaggctccGGTGCAGCCGGTGCTGGAGGGGGACGAGCTGGTGCTGCGGTGCCGGAGCTGGTGGAACTCGAGGCCGAGCAGCGTGAGCTTCTTCCGAAAcggggggctgctgcgggggccgggggggcaggACACGCTGCTGCTCGCCCCCGCGCAGCCGCAGCACAGCGGCCGCTATCACTGCACGGGCAAAAGGTACCTGAGCAGGTTCGAGACCAAGCCCAACGAGGTCGTCGTGCACGGTGAGCACgggcggggggcagcagggatggggggcatggctgcggggccggggggcacGGCAGCGGGGTCACCGCCCCCGCTCGGAACCGTCTCCCCAGAGCTCTTCTCGGTGCCGGAGCTGAGCGTGGAGGGGTCCCGGGAGCCCCCCGAGGGCAGCGCCCTCACCCTGGCCTGCGTCACCCGCATCAGCCCCCTGCGGCCCCGCGTCGCCCTGCGGCACCTCTTCTACCGGGACGGGGAGGTGGTGGCGGGGCCCCAGGGGTCCCCCCGGTACCTGCTGTGGGCGCTGGCGCTGCCGGACTCGGGCTCCTACGCCTGCGAGGCGCGGGCAGAGGCGGCCAAGGTGCAGAAACGCAGCGCCCCCGTCACCATCACCGTCAGAAGTGAGCGGCTGGGAGGGGGGCGCATCCCAcccccccccgggtcccccAGTTCCCCCAGTTCTGTCCCAGGTCCCCCCATCTGCTCCCCGGGTCCTAACACCCATCCCGGGGCTCCCTCCCTTGGTCCCTCCATCCTCACGCCCAGGACCCCTCTCCATCTTTTTGTAGGGTCCCCCCATCCCTTTCTGGgtccccccatccctccccaggtccccccatccctccccaggtCCCCCATCCTTCCCCCACTCCCCATCTCTCCTGGGCCCCCCCATCCACTCCCAGGACCTCGCCCaccccttcccagctccctgtACCCACACCAGGtccccctgcccttccccaggtCCCCCAGTCCTCCCTGggtccccccaccccttttggagccccccaccccacttTCAGGTCCCCACACCCCTTTTGGGTCCCCCCATCCTTCCCCAGGTCCCCACACCCCTTTTgtgtccccccacccctcccagtgtccccagtgcccccccatccccatcccacccccgCCACCTCCCCTCTCCGCAGGGGTGCCGGTGGCGGGGGTGACCCTGGCggcgcagccccccggggggcaGGTGGCCGAGGGGGAGggcctggtgctgagctgcgcggcgggggggggcacgAGGCCCCTCGTTTTCTCCTGGCACCGGGAGGGCCAAGCCCAGCCCCTGGCCCAGGGACCCCGCTACGAGCTGCCGGCGGCGCGGCCGGAGGACGGCGGCCACTACGTCTGCCGGGCCACCGACGGCATCACCGCGGCCAACAGCTCCCAGCTGCGGGTCACCGTCATGGGTGAGCACCGTGCCGGGTGGGGGAGGACACTCACAGGTCCCCCGGTGATCCCCCGGCACCGTCCCCTCTCCCAGTGCCCGTGGCCGGTGCCACCGTGCGGGTGGCGGGGACGGAGGCGGCGGTGACGGAGGCGCTGGGGACGGAGGGCGAGCGCCTCAACCTGAGCTGCGCCGTGCGGGTGGGCACGGCCCCCGTGGCCTTCACGTGGCTGCGGGACGGGGAGGAGGTGGGCGAGGGTCCCCTCCTGGCCCTGGGACCCCTGGGGCCGGGCCACGTCGGCTCCTACCAGTGCGTGGCCACCAACCGGCTGGGCGCCCGGCGCGCCTTCCAGGAGCGCAGCCCCCCCGTGGCCCTCTCGGTGACACCGCGGGGACAGGGGCAGCGGCGGGGACGAGGTAAGGGCTTGGTGAGCCCAAGGAGGATATGGGGGGGTCGGGGGCTGCGTGCCCCTGGGGCTGAGCCGTGTTTGTCCCCTCCGTGTCCCCAGCGCTGGCCGGGGGGCTGAGCGCgtccctgctggtgctgctggctgcctccgCCGCGCTGGGCTGGCACCTCTGGCGTCGGCGGCACCCAGGTGGGTGACAAGAGGGGGGCTTTGGGGACgtgggggggctctggggacagcaggggggc
This is a stretch of genomic DNA from Aythya fuligula isolate bAytFul2 unplaced genomic scaffold, bAytFul2.pri scaffold_112_arrow_ctg1, whole genome shotgun sequence. It encodes these proteins:
- the LOC116501500 gene encoding Fc receptor-like protein 2, with the translated sequence MGMNTTGMGPWGAQPPLLTLDPPWTPLFEEQKVTLTCGPPGERVPTLWSINGRTSRSTSRLQYTLPSTGHYSFQCQRSRSEPSLPVKLSVSDDMWVLQAPVQPVLEGDELVLRCRSWWNSRPSSVSFFRNGGLLRGPGGQDTLLLAPAQPQHSGRYHCTGKRYLSRFETKPNEVVVHELFSVPELSVEGSREPPEGSALTLACVTRISPLRPRVALRHLFYRDGEVVAGPQGSPRYLLWALALPDSGSYACEARAEAAKVQKRSAPVTITVRRVPVAGVTLAAQPPGGQVAEGEGLVLSCAAGGGTRPLVFSWHREGQAQPLAQGPRYELPAARPEDGGHYVCRATDGITAANSSQLRVTVMVPVAGATVRVAGTEAAVTEALGTEGERLNLSCAVRVGTAPVAFTWLRDGEEVGEGPLLALGPLGPGHVGSYQCVATNRLGARRAFQERSPPVALSVTPRGQGQRRGRALAGGLSASLLVLLAASAALGWHLWRRRHPAAKKSQERDPAAPRCPRAPPVLSTETVEPEYSNVSPQDVVYAAVIVTEQGGGSPAPPGAPQEPSVTYAVLPGPRGASGPRGLRRVPSDSYENVPCA